The DNA window GCGACGCCCTCACCACTAACTGCCGGGGGTGCCGCAACGTCGCCCGGTGGCTGGCCGGGCATCGCGATGATTGCCGGGTCTGCCGGCGCCGGTAGAGCCGGTAGGGGTGGAGGTGGCGGGCCTGGATCGGCCAACGCGGTGCGCTGATCGGGCGTCAATGCGTCGTACTGTGCCTTCACCGAGGCGATCTGGCGCTGCAAGTTGCTTTGCTTGGACTGCAGCTCCGCTCGGACCGCGGACGCCTGCTCCGCCGCAACACGGGCTGCTTCAGCCGATGCAGAGGACGCTTGCGCCGCCATCACGGCGCGCTGGTTGGCCTTCTGGAAAGCCCGCATCCGGTCGGTCATTTCGGTGGCCATCGCCCGCTCGAGAGCCAGCTGATCGATCAGCTGCTGCGGAGAATCGGCGGTCAACACCGCAGATACACCGTCGGGTCGCCCTCCCATGTACATCGTGGCCGCTACCTTGTCCACGGCGCCCTGATAACCAATCAGCTCAGCCTTGGCCGATTCCAATGCCGCCTCGTCGGCGGCCTTACGCTGCTCGGCAGCCTGCTGGGCGGCCAATTTGGCGTCTAAGTCCATCTGTGCCGAGTGCACCGCCTCGGTGGTCTGTTCGGCCTTGCGGGACAACTCGTTAAGCCTGGCCAGCGCGTCGGCGGCCGGATCGGCGCTCACATCGCCGGCCACCATCGACCCCAACACCGAAAGAGTTGCAAGCAATCCAATAAGCCACCATCCTGTCGAACGACCCGTGCGCTCTTTACGATCGAGTTTCAAAACGGACGATCCTTAACTGGGGCTATCGAAGTCCGGCGGAAGTACGTAGATCTCGAATAGGTTACGAAATGGAATCGGAGTTGTCCATGCACCGTGGGCAACTGGGCGAGCGCTTCCGCTCCTCCCACTTGACGCACAGCCGCCGCGACAGCGCTCCACCGACGGTGAACGTCACCGTCGCCGTGACGGATGCAGATGCAGCGGGCTGCTGGCAGTGCAGACTTACTGGCGCGTTGTCGGATGGACATACGCTGAGTTACGCTGCCGCGCTGCGACGGCTCGCGTCGCCGACTCTCAGCTCAGGATTCGATGATGCGCACCAGGTACGGCGACATGCCGGCGGTGCGCAGTGCATGGATGCCGACCTGGCCGTAGCTGCTGGCAGACTCCAGGACTTGCCCATTGCCGAGGTAGATGCCCACATGTTGGGTGCCACCCGGCCCGTAGAAGATCAGATCTCCGCGCTTGGCCTGGGAGGGGGGAATCTTTCGGCCGGTGTTGTATTGGTCACCGGAGAACTTCGGGATCAGCACACCAACGCCGGCGAACGAGAATTGGGTGAACCCCGAGCAGTCGTAGCCGACCGTGTTCGCCCCGGAATCCACACCAAGTGACGGTCCGTTCGGCTTGCCACCGCCCCACGAGTAGGGAACACCGGTCTGTGATGCCCCGCGCCGGATCACGTACTCGATCGCCTGGCTGCCGTTGACGCCACTCAGACGTCCAGGAACCGCGCTGGGCGGAACGGCAGTGGTGCCGCCGATGCCGAGGCTGCTGAGGAACTTGCGGCCTAAATCCATGGTCGTCTGCGTGGCCAGCTGGCTGACCTGTAGTGAGGCGTTGGCGATCGCGACCGGATCGCCCGGCGCACCGGCACTAATGATTTTCGGCAGCGTCGGATCCCACTGCACGTCCTCTGGTGCCGCTTTTGCGGGCAGGGCCAACGCGATCAGAACTGACAGCGCGCCGAGCTGCACCCACAGCAACCGGGTGACCCGCACACCTCTAGCGCGCATGGATTTTCACCCTCTCCATCGACAAGGCGTCTGGCGAAGGCTCCTTACGCAACGCCGCGTCCCAGCGGCTGACGCTCACCCCTGCGGTAGCAGTGTGGCGCACTGTTGCGCTACCGGCGGTATCGTCAAAATTGTTGCTCCCCTTGGGCTTACGGTCGCCCTTCGCCGCGCGGCGGACCGTCGCGGGGTGCAGTATCCCAACGGCACTGGGGGTTTCAGACTTTTCGCGAAGCCTCCCGTCGGTGACGCCGGTACTTCGCATCGGACCGCTCCCTACATGTTGTGTAATCCGTAGCGCTGCGCAGAGATCCGCGACCTCGGTGCGCTCTCGCCGAAATCCGCATCCAACAAACAACATACATCACTTTTGCCCCACTAATAACACTAGTCACAAAACTACACTGTTGTAACTCTGAGATGGCCGGCTCCGCTCGGGAATCGGCGGCGAGGTACTGCGCCATTACCCGATACGGGATCGCCCCATACGCAACTGGGTAGTACTGGGCTGGTTGGCATCGTGTCGTGCGCCGACTACTCGCTCCAAACCTCGTGCGGTTATGGCTCGCAACGTGTGGCTCTGTGGACAGGTGGGGCTCGCCGTCATTTCGCGACGCGCCAATGCCAACCGTCGCGGGGATTGTTACGCACTCCGCGGCGCATTCGGATTCAGGTGGAGCATCCGCGACGCTGACAAGCTCTGCTAAGTCACTCGGCAGCCAGCAGTCTGTACTGCGCCGCGACTTGTTGATGTACGTCCTCGAGCGAGCGTGAGTGAGCCTCGATGACCCATCGATCTGCCGGTGCGACGCAATAGAAGTCGCGGGTGCGTTGTATGCAGCGGCTGGCGGGCATGAATTCGACGCGATCGACAGGTTTTCCTGCCGTCGCTGCGACGTCCGCGGCTAATTCGTCGACGACTACGAGTGCGGCATAGGCGTCCGAGAGGCGGTACACGTTCGTTTTGGCCCTGGCCGCCAAGTCCATGACCGTCTTGTCGAACAAGGCAGAGGACCAGACTGGGTCGCGTTGGAAATGCAGTGCCCCGCGTTTGCCGAATCGTGCATTCTGGACCGTCGTCGCCTCGCCCGGCGGCAGGAGCAGCGTACGCGCCAACAGGCCGGTGGGATCGACGGCGATTTCGGCGAAGTCTGCGGGATCGGTCGCGGGGAACTGGTCGATGAGGATGCGTTGCAAATTGATGGTGTTTGCAACAAGCTGTAGCGCCGGTGCTAGGTCGCCGACCGATTGGGCCAGCTGCATGAACACGTACGGTCCGTGGACGGCAAAGGAGCGCACGGCGATCCACTGGCGTCGCGTCTTGGGGTCGATGACGGTAGAGCTGGTGGCCATGGCATCGGGATGGCCGGGAATAGCGACACGCTGTATCGATGCCCAGTTGGACGGCTCGGTCAACGTTGTTTGACGCAGGTCGGCGACCGCCGCGGCCGCCGACGGAGGGTCGTCAAATCGCAGGACGGCGTTCAGCAGGTTTTTCCTGTCTTCAGCCTGGCGCGCGGTGGCGAATCCGTTGATGAAGTTATGTCGGCCGGACACGGTCGCCAATTCAGGCGGCCCCAGCTGGCTCAGCGCTTCGGTGTTGTTGAGTGCCAGCGCACCCATCGAGTATTGGGTCTTGAGGGCCAGATCCACTTCCCATGGACCGAGGACGTAGTTGGCCATCCGCTGAGCATCGACCATTGCACCCCTTAGGGGCGTGCCGGCGGTGCCCAACGCAGGCTGCGGCTTGACTGGGTAGGGGCCCCCGTCCAGCAATGAGGGGTCGACCACCAATTGCGGGCCTTTGTGCGGTACTTTGCCGACAGTAAGCGGTAGACCAGCTACCACCGTGGTGCATCCAGCAACCATTGATACCACCATCGTGAGCGCCGCTATCCACACCGCGGCTCGTCGCGCCGCCATCCTCACCCCTGCAGACACCACGGCATTAGCAACTCGGTCTGGATGGCGCCGCGTACCGCTGAGGCGGCCACACTGAATCGAGGCAGCCACGACGTCGTGCCCCAACAAAGTCGACGGCCCGGCTGCGTCACGCGTCCACCTCCACCTCGGCCGACACGGCGTCGCGAAAGACAAGGTGTTCGGGAATCACATCTAGTTCATTCGTCAGCCGCCCGGCTAAGGAGGCTTGCTCTGCGTCAATGGCAGACAGGATCTGGTCTGTAACCTTGAGGATCCTGGTGATCATATTGCTGTCGTTTGCATAAACAAGCTGTTGAGTGAAGTCGCGGTCGACCTCGCTCGCGTGCGCCAACAAAGCCGCGATCCTGATGAGCGCAATAGTCACGAATGGCAGGCGGTCAGCGTCTTTTGCGGACTCAAGCACGCGTTGGTGCACGGCGCCAGCGTTCCACGACGTGATGATTGGCCAGGCATCCCGATAATCGGCCGCGATCACTGCACCTCACCACCCATCACGAGTACAAGCTCTCGATGTGATCTCCTCGTCCCCATCTCGCACCTCCATATCGCCACGCACGAGACTGCCGATCGATACTCACAGAACGCCCCAACAATGTACTGCGCAGCTACATACTATTCTATCTAGTAGAGCCCTCGTTCTGTCAGCCATAGAGGAGGTCGTGGCTGGCACGGCTCGATGACGGGCAGGTGGGCTGCCGATCGTCAACGACGACCACTCGGCTGACGACCCGGCCCGACAGCGCCGCCGAATATCGCCCTCGACCGCGGGACCGCTTCGCGCGCGAAGGCCCACGGGAGCGTAGGTCATGAGACCTGCTGCAGCGAACGGCCGAGCGAGGTCACAACCGTCCCGATCTCGCAGCATTGGAGCGCCGAGTGATCAGTGTCAACACGGCTTCTGCATCAAAGGCCCGCTAGTATGTACGTACGCAGATAGTAGACGGCGGGTTGGGCTAATGCGTGTGCGGGTAGAGGGGTTCGGCACAGGCAGATGCAGATCGGGCAAGGCTTTACCGAATCTTTAACGAAGGACTAGTCGAGCCATATACGGGACGGCAACCCTGGAGGTAACCATTGCCGCGGACAAACCCCAGCGTGGGCGGCGATGACAAGGTGTTCAGCGGCGATCACGTGATGCGAGCGGACGGAGAGGGAAGACATGCGGCGGGTCAGTTCGGTGACAGGACGACGTAGGTACCGGTTCGGCCTGATCGCCCTTGCGGGCGCCTCAGCGGTGGCGTTGGCGCTCAGCGCCTGCAGCAGCAACACGGCAGCACCGTCGCCTCAAGTGATCACGGACAAGGGCGATCCGTTCAGCGACCTGCTGGTGCCCACACTGCAGTCGTCGGTAACCGACGGCGACGTCGGCGTTCCGGTGGATTCCCCCGTCACTGTGAGCGCTAGTGAGGGCGTTCTGGGCGCGGTCACCATGGTCAACGAAGAGGGCGATCCGGTCGACGGGCAGCTCAGCCCCGACGGACTGACCTGGGCAACGTCCGAGCCGCTGGGTTACAACAAGGAATACACGCTGAACGCCGAGGCGCTCGGACTCAGCGGCGTTGCGCGCAACAGCATGACGTTTCAGACGCAGTCGCCGGAGAACCTGACGATGCCCTACGTTATGCCCAATGACGGTGAAGTGGTCGGTATCGGACAGCCCATCGCGGTCCGCTTCGACGAGGACATCCCCAACCGGCTAGCGGCGGAGAACGCCATCAAGGTGACCACCAACCCGAAAGTCGAAGGTGCGTTCTACTGGCTCAATAACCGTGAAGTGCGTTGGCGCCCAGCCGAATACTGGAAGCCAGGCACCACGGTCGACGTGGCGGCCAACACTTACGGTGTGGATCTCGGTGACGGCCTCTTCGGCCAGGAGGACATCACCACACGGTTCACCATCGGCGACGTGGTCATCGCCACCGCTGATGACAACACCAAGACGCTGACCGTGCGGCGCAACGGTGAAGTGGTCAGAACCATGCCGCTTTCTATGGGCAAGGACAGCACGCCCACAGACAACGGCGCCTACATCATCGGTGACCGGTATTCGCACCTGATCATGGACTCCTCCACCTACGGCGTGCCCGTCAATTCGCCGGAGGGGTATCGCCTGGAAGTGGATTGGGCCACGCAGATGTCCTACAGCGGCATCTATGTGCATTCGGCACCGTGGTCGGTGGGCAGCCAGGGCAGCACCAACGTGAGCCACGGCTGCCTGAACGTGAGCCCCGCCAATGCGATCTGGTTCTACGACAACACCAAACGCGGCGACATCGTCGAGGTCATCAACACCAAGGGCCCGACGCTGTCGGGCACCGACGGTCTCGGGGACTGGAACATCCCCTGGGAACAGTGGCGGGCAGGCAACGCCAACCTCTGACGCCGCCGACTGAACAGATGCGATTGACGGCGCGCCGGGGCGACAACGATTCAGTTTCCTAGCGGCGAGTTCTGGGCTTGGAACGAGGTGGGCATGCGCTCAACACTGGTTGCGCTGCTGGGCATTACGGTGTTGGTGGCCGGCGCATGCTCAAACACCGAGACGAAGTCGAGCCAAGACGACTCCAGAGGTCTTGCACACATCCACGGCCTAGGCGTCGATCCCGCCGACGACGCGCTGTACGCCGGCACGCATTACGGCGTGTACCGACTCGCCAGCGAGCGCGGTCCCGAACTCGTCGGCGGCGTCGTGCAGGACTTCATGGGCTTCACCGTTGCCGGACCCAATCACTTTCTGGGCAGCGGCCATCCCGGCGCGGACGACCGCGATGCCCCACCGGCGCTGGGGCTGATCGAGACCACCGATGGCGGACAATCGTGGGCGTCGGTATCGCTGAGCGGCGAGGTCGATTTTCATTCCCTCGACTACCGCCACGGCCTCGTCTACGGCCTTAACAGCGGCAGCCAGACCGTGATGGTGAGCACGGACAAACGCACGTGGGATCGACGCGCTGCGATCAGCGCCGTCGACATCGCGGTGTCACCGCGCAATCCCGACGAGATCCTGGCGACGACGGCGGATGGTCTGATGCGCAGCGTCGACCAAGGCAGGACGTTCACGCCAGTCGCCACGCAACCTCAGCTGGTCTTGCTCAGTTGGCCCCACGATGGCCCCTTGATCGGGGTCGATCCCACCGGAACGGTGTATGCCAGCGAGGATTCCGGGGCTACGTGGCAAGCAGGGCAGGCCTTGGGCGGGCGCCCACAGGCGGTTCTTGCCCGAGGTGGTGGGGTGGTGTTCGTGGCGACCGAAACGGGAATCCAGCGCTCGACCGACGATGGATCCATCTTCGAGTCGTTTTATGCCTTCGCCGCACAATGAGCACCATGAACCGGCCTTGAGCAGTCGCACCACGCCTGCGGCCTCGGGGCCGTGGGAGTGCGGACAAGCGGGCAGCGGTGGCCGGTGAAACCGAAGCATGCCTTGGTAAGTATGCCGATGTCGGCTTGCTGCACCGGCAACCCGACGGAGATTTTGACCCCGACTCGCTGCACCACCTGATGCTGTTCCAGTCCGCGAAGATCAGGCGCGTAGCGGAGGACTACCTGGCCGCGGCGATCGCCGGCCAAGGCGATCTGCTGAGCATATTCGACGAACTGGTCCCCACCGCCGATGCGACGGTCAGCTCGTCGACGTCGCCCATGATCTAGGTCTCGACGACGCACAATCACCGGACCTAGCCAGGATCATGGACTGGGATGCCCTCGGTGCTGGGACAGAATCTGACGTCGCCACCCTGCAAGTAGCTGCGAAAGCGCTGGCACTGGGAAAGCCCCGCGATGCCCCGATGCAGATAGTCCACGTCTTCGCTGATGCCACCGACCGCCTGGCCCACGCCATCGTGCGCACCTTTCACAACTACGTCCATGAACGCTTCCGCGCCCAAGGACTCACGGGCCCGGACCTGCTGGCGGCCAGCGAGTCAGTCGGCAAACCACTGCTCGACCTCGTCGAACCGACCCTGGTGTATTTTCACCGGCGGGCCTATCAGCGCGCCAACCGGGAAGACCTGCTGCGCCATCTCGCCGAGCCGACCACGCCGCCGTCGACCACACCTGGCGAGGAACAGGCCACGGTGCTCTTCGTCGATCTGGCCAGCTTTACCCCATTGACCGCGACCATGGGCGATCACGCGGCAGCTGAAGTATCGCGCAGGTTCGGCGCCACAGTGCGCAGCAGCGCAGCACGACACCGAGGAAGAATCCTCAAGCAGATCGGTGATGAGTTCATGCTGCTGTTCGCCCAACCCGCCGACGCCAACACCTTTGGCCTCGCGATGGATCGCTTCGTCGACGCCGAGCCACAGTTCCCGCGCTACACATCGGCGCGCACAGCGGCACCGTCCTTTACCGTGAAGGCGATTATGTCGGCGGCACAGTCAATCTCGCCGAACGGGTAGCCTCGGCCGGTGCCGCCGGACAGTTCCTGATCACCGAAGGCCTCCGCGACGCAGCCGGACATCATCCCGAAGCTCACCTCGCGGCCCTGCCCCCCGCGACGCCTCAAAGGAATTCCCGATCCGATGTGCCTTGTCGAAGTCCGACGGCGGATCGGGAGTCGCTCTAGCCGCACACTGACCCCGTCTGCGGCATGCTCCTGCACCGTGCCGACGGGGCAGCCCAAACAACCTGGAAGGGCGAGGAATTCAGTTTCTGTAGCGAGACCTGCAAGCAAGCATTCGTCAATCACCCCGATCGCTTCGTCACCAGTCAACGCGGTTAGACACGCCGCCACCCACCGCGCGCGCCACCATCTACCAGAGCATGACTGTTCATCGAACTCTATTTCTGTGTTCGCACAACACCAGACGCGCCGCGGTCTGCCCTCAAGAGGCGCTGCCATCTCACCTACTGGCCGTGTACGTACACAGTAGACTGGCCGGCGAGGCATCGCAGCCTTTGCACCGTACGACACTCGACAAAGCTCGTGTATGACCGGAGGGTGACAATGCGCAAGCACACCAGGTACAGGCTCGCCGCAGCGATCGTCATGGTCGGCCTGGCCACGGCCCTGACCATGGGCAGCCCATCTGCGCTGGCACAGCCAGATGTGCCACCACCGCCCCCGGCCCCCATCAATCCGGCTGCCGCGCCGGCGCCGCCGGTCGATCCGCTCGCTCCCCCGCCTCCGGCGAATCCCTTCGTGTTCCCGCCGCCGCCCCCGCCGGCGGATCCGCTCGCGCCACCGCCACCCAACCCATTCCTGCCGCCACCGGCCAACCCTCTGGCAGCCACATCCCAACCGATCCCGGAGGGCACGCCAGCCGGTCAGAACCCGACGCCATACGTCGGTCAGCCGGTGTTCGCCCCGCCGACGTTCAATCCGGTCAACGGGTCGATGGTTGGTGTGGCCAAGCCGATCATCATCAACTTCGCGCGGCCGATCGCCGACCGGCCGATGGCCGAACAAGCCATCCACATTTCGTCCAACCCACCGGTGCCAGGCAAGTTCTACTGGATGAGCGACGCTCAAGTGCGGTGGCGACCAATCGATTTCTGGCCAGCCAACACGACGGTCAACATCGACGCGAGCGGCGCCAAGTCCAGCTTCCGCACCGGCGAGTCGCTGGTGGCCACCATCGACGACAAGACACACCAGATGCAGATCGTGCGCAATGGCAAGCTGGAGAAGACGTTCCCCGTGTCATTGGGCAAGAAAGGCTACGACACCAAGAACGGAACCTATTATGTCCTGGAGAAGTTCGCCGACATGGTGATGGACTCCTCGACATACGGCGTCCCGGTCAACTCGCCGGAGGGCTACAAGCTCAAGGTCCAAGACGCCGTCCGCATCGACAACAGCGGCATCTTCGTGCACAGCGCGCCATGGTCGGTGGGCTCACAGGGCGAGGAGAACGTCAGCCATGGCTGCATCAATCTCAGCCCTGCCAACGCACAGTGGTTCTTCGACAACTTCGGCAGCGGCGACCCGGTGGTCATCAAGAACACCAGCGGCGGCCTCTACAACCAGAACGACGGCGCACAAGATTGGCAGATCTAAGGCGACCTCCGCGGCAGCGCAACGGCGAATCGCGCTGTGTACTGGTTACTGATCGACGGCTTCGCCACTTCGCCTATCGGGCGCTGTCGAGAACGCCGTTGGGCCCGGGCCAGTTCAACGTTGACAAGGTGCTGTCGATGGTCACCGGTGAAGACGGTCGTCCCCTGGCGATCGACGGTGACAAAGTACACCCAGTCCCCTTCGGCGGGACACGCGGCGGGCGCGATCGCTTCGGAGGCCGGTGAGCAGCCGACCAGTAGCGGGCCGCGTGCTCGCCGATTCGGGCGTCGTGCCGTTGGGGCGTGAGTCGTCGGACGGCGGCGGCGATGAACCGTTCCTCGCGAAGGGCCATGGTCAACCCCGTCCCCGCGCGACCGGCACGGCCATCGGCGGCAGCGCTGCGGCCGCGGCTGCACGTTGCCGTGGGTTCAGGTGCTGAGCGACGGCCAGGCGGTACCCGACCCCGCGCAGGTTCAGCACCAGTTCGGGATCGTCGCAATCGTCTCCCAGCCGGCGTCGCAGCGCTCCGATGTGCACGCCGACTCGCTCGGCGTTGGCGCTCGACCACGACCCCCAAACGGCCTCCACGAGATCACGGCGCGTCACCACCGCACCGCGACGCCGGGCCAGTTCGACCAGGATGTCGAACTGGGTGCGGGTCAAGCCGATGCGCTCATCGCCGATCCGCACTTCGCGGCGACCAACGTCGATCGTCAGCGATCCATACGAATAGCGTTGTGGCGCAGCGTCGATGCGTTCGGCGCGTGCCTCGTTGGCCGTCCAACGTCGCAGCGCGGCTCGCACCCGCGCCGCGAGTTCACGGCTGCTGCGCGGTCCGGTGAGGACATCGTCGGCGCCCGCCCGCAGGCCCGCGACGACGACGTTCTCGTTGTCGGCACTCGAGTGCA is part of the Mycolicibacterium tusciae JS617 genome and encodes:
- a CDS encoding response regulator transcription factor, which encodes MRDRSETGTPTPTTMLIVGDHLIWIEAVADHFRTDEVSLVVSDDGGAAVGVASRLRPGFVALDVDSLGGSVMQVCRGIRDVCDAHVTMHSSADNENVVVAGLRAGADDVLTGPRSSRELAARVRAALRRWTANEARAERIDAAPQRYSYGSLTIDVGRREVRIGDERIGLTRTQFDILVELARRRGAVVTRRDLVEAVWGSWSSANAERVGVHIGALRRRLGDDCDDPELVLNLRGVGYRLAVAQHLNPRQRAAAAAALPPMAVPVARGRG
- a CDS encoding F510_1955 family glycosylhydrolase; its protein translation is MRSTLVALLGITVLVAGACSNTETKSSQDDSRGLAHIHGLGVDPADDALYAGTHYGVYRLASERGPELVGGVVQDFMGFTVAGPNHFLGSGHPGADDRDAPPALGLIETTDGGQSWASVSLSGEVDFHSLDYRHGLVYGLNSGSQTVMVSTDKRTWDRRAAISAVDIAVSPRNPDEILATTADGLMRSVDQGRTFTPVATQPQLVLLSWPHDGPLIGVDPTGTVYASEDSGATWQAGQALGGRPQAVLARGGGVVFVATETGIQRSTDDGSIFESFYAFAAQ
- the ripB gene encoding NlpC/P60 family peptidoglycan endopeptidase RipB, producing the protein MRARGVRVTRLLWVQLGALSVLIALALPAKAAPEDVQWDPTLPKIISAGAPGDPVAIANASLQVSQLATQTTMDLGRKFLSSLGIGGTTAVPPSAVPGRLSGVNGSQAIEYVIRRGASQTGVPYSWGGGKPNGPSLGVDSGANTVGYDCSGFTQFSFAGVGVLIPKFSGDQYNTGRKIPPSQAKRGDLIFYGPGGTQHVGIYLGNGQVLESASSYGQVGIHALRTAGMSPYLVRIIES
- a CDS encoding YHS domain-containing protein, whose protein sequence is MLLHRADGAAQTTWKGEEFSFCSETCKQAFVNHPDRFVTSQRG
- a CDS encoding DUF7373 family lipoprotein, translated to MAARRAAVWIAALTMVVSMVAGCTTVVAGLPLTVGKVPHKGPQLVVDPSLLDGGPYPVKPQPALGTAGTPLRGAMVDAQRMANYVLGPWEVDLALKTQYSMGALALNNTEALSQLGPPELATVSGRHNFINGFATARQAEDRKNLLNAVLRFDDPPSAAAAVADLRQTTLTEPSNWASIQRVAIPGHPDAMATSSTVIDPKTRRQWIAVRSFAVHGPYVFMQLAQSVGDLAPALQLVANTINLQRILIDQFPATDPADFAEIAVDPTGLLARTLLLPPGEATTVQNARFGKRGALHFQRDPVWSSALFDKTVMDLAARAKTNVYRLSDAYAALVVVDELAADVAATAGKPVDRVEFMPASRCIQRTRDFYCVAPADRWVIEAHSRSLEDVHQQVAAQYRLLAAE
- a CDS encoding L,D-transpeptidase is translated as MRKHTRYRLAAAIVMVGLATALTMGSPSALAQPDVPPPPPAPINPAAAPAPPVDPLAPPPPANPFVFPPPPPPADPLAPPPPNPFLPPPANPLAATSQPIPEGTPAGQNPTPYVGQPVFAPPTFNPVNGSMVGVAKPIIINFARPIADRPMAEQAIHISSNPPVPGKFYWMSDAQVRWRPIDFWPANTTVNIDASGAKSSFRTGESLVATIDDKTHQMQIVRNGKLEKTFPVSLGKKGYDTKNGTYYVLEKFADMVMDSSTYGVPVNSPEGYKLKVQDAVRIDNSGIFVHSAPWSVGSQGEENVSHGCINLSPANAQWFFDNFGSGDPVVIKNTSGGLYNQNDGAQDWQI
- a CDS encoding L,D-transpeptidase, producing MRRVSSVTGRRRYRFGLIALAGASAVALALSACSSNTAAPSPQVITDKGDPFSDLLVPTLQSSVTDGDVGVPVDSPVTVSASEGVLGAVTMVNEEGDPVDGQLSPDGLTWATSEPLGYNKEYTLNAEALGLSGVARNSMTFQTQSPENLTMPYVMPNDGEVVGIGQPIAVRFDEDIPNRLAAENAIKVTTNPKVEGAFYWLNNREVRWRPAEYWKPGTTVDVAANTYGVDLGDGLFGQEDITTRFTIGDVVIATADDNTKTLTVRRNGEVVRTMPLSMGKDSTPTDNGAYIIGDRYSHLIMDSSTYGVPVNSPEGYRLEVDWATQMSYSGIYVHSAPWSVGSQGSTNVSHGCLNVSPANAIWFYDNTKRGDIVEVINTKGPTLSGTDGLGDWNIPWEQWRAGNANL
- the ripC gene encoding peptidoglycan hydrolase RipC, which encodes MKLDRKERTGRSTGWWLIGLLATLSVLGSMVAGDVSADPAADALARLNELSRKAEQTTEAVHSAQMDLDAKLAAQQAAEQRKAADEAALESAKAELIGYQGAVDKVAATMYMGGRPDGVSAVLTADSPQQLIDQLALERAMATEMTDRMRAFQKANQRAVMAAQASSASAEAARVAAEQASAVRAELQSKQSNLQRQIASVKAQYDALTPDQRTALADPGPPPPPLPALPAPADPAIIAMPGQPPGDVAAPPAVSGEGVAVVQAALTRVGAPYSWGATGPDAFDCSGLIKWAFLQNGKSLPRTSQALAAGGQPVALSDVQLGDIVTFYDDVSHAGIYIGDGMMVHASTYGTPVKVTPISSAPIHNVRRY